The Candidatus Neomarinimicrobiota bacterium sequence ATGAAATTTCGCAACGGGCGGGAGGGAATCGGGGACGTGCTCCGGCGAATCTATTGCCGTGGCCTGGCGTTCTGTGTAGAATCAGTCCAAGGATTTATGGCATTGGGGCAAACTTCCATCAAAGGGATAGCGATGCGTGGGCTCGTGGCGGGGCTGGTTCTCTGGTCGGCGTGCACGCCGGGGGGCGTTGAGCTGCGGCCGGGCGACCGCATCATCTTCCTGGGCGACTCCATCACCGAGTTGGGCGATCAGCCCGATGGCTTTGTGGCGCTGGTGCGGGATTCCCTGGCTGCCCGGCTACCGCATCTGCGCCTGGAGGTAATCGCTGCGGGAGTGACCGGCAACAAGGTGCCCGATCTGCAGGAACGCCTCCACCGCGACGTCCTGGCCCGTAACCCCGACATCGTGTTTGTCACCATCGGTGTCAACGATGTGTGGCACTCCACCCTGAGTTTGGGCGGAATACCCCCGGGCCGCTACCAGTATGGCTTGACGGACATCACGCGCCGGCTGACCAATGCCGGGGCCCGCGTCGTGCTCTGCACCCCTACCGTTGTTGGAGAGCGGATCGGTGGGGCCAATGACCTGGACGGTCTGCTTGACGATTACGCCGCCATCACCCGTGAGGTGGCCAAAGCCAGGGACGTCGCCCTCCTGGACCTGCGCAAGATATTCGTTGAGCACCTGCGCACCCATAACCCCGGCAACGCTGAGCAGGGCATTCTCACCACTGACGGGGTGCACCTGAGCCCGGAGGGCAACCGGTTGGTTGCGGAAGCAGTTTTGGATGCCCTGCAGGCCGGAGGTTGAGAGTCCGGTCATTAATGCCGGCAGCAGCAACAAGATACCATATCAGCGCAATAAGGGAGGACAAGCCGTGCCACGCAGCATTCATTTCGAAATCAATGCCAAGGATATCCAGAGTGCAGTGGATTTTTATGGCCACGTATTTGGCTGGAGCATCCAGAAGATGGAGGGTCCCCGTGACTATTGGTTGGTCACCACGGGCGACGATGATGTGCCGGGCATCAACGGTGCGATCCATTCCTATGGATAGGCACCTACGGTGAACATCATTGATGTGCCGTCGGTGGACGACTTTGCAGAGAAAATCAAGGCACGCGGTGGCAAGGTCGTAACGCCCAAGGAGTCGATTCCTGGCGTGGGCTATTTTCACTATTGCGAGGACCGCGAGGGCAATCCCTTTGGCATTTTGGAGTCCGATTCTTCGCTGGCGTAAGGCCCTGCCTGAGGGGGCTTGCAAGGTGTTACTGCGTTCGGCCCCTGCATGATATCCGTGCACCCGACGGATTCCCGGACTTAAGTTTGGCGGCTATTACCGCCGGGGCCTCAGCTACCGATATTCCCAAAGCAGTGAAAGGAAAAGTTTCATGACCGCACAGAATAGTACGACAACCCATCATTTTCTCGAAGCATTGGACCGGGCAATCGGCCGCTATGGATTACTGCAACACCCCTTTTACGAATGTTGGAGCGCCGGCGAGCTCAGCAGGGAGACGCTGGCTGAATACGCCAAACAGTACTATACGCACGTGGCCGCCTTTCCCACTTATGTGAGCGCCGTGCATGCCCGCTGTGACGACCTATCTGTCCGGCAGATGCTCCTGGAGAACCTCATCGAGGAAGAGCGTGGCCCCGATAACCATCCCGAACTCTGGTTGAGGTTTGGCGAAGGGCTGGGCGTTGACCGCGAGGATGTGCTGGGTGCCGAACTGTTGCCGAGGACCGAGGCCTCGGTGGGAACCATGCAGCGCCTCACACAAAGCCCCGACTATCGCGTGG is a genomic window containing:
- a CDS encoding SGNH/GDSL hydrolase family protein, with amino-acid sequence MAGLVLWSACTPGGVELRPGDRIIFLGDSITELGDQPDGFVALVRDSLAARLPHLRLEVIAAGVTGNKVPDLQERLHRDVLARNPDIVFVTIGVNDVWHSTLSLGGIPPGRYQYGLTDITRRLTNAGARVVLCTPTVVGERIGGANDLDGLLDDYAAITREVAKARDVALLDLRKIFVEHLRTHNPGNAEQGILTTDGVHLSPEGNRLVAEAVLDALQAGG
- a CDS encoding CADD family putative folate metabolism protein, translating into MTAQNSTTTHHFLEALDRAIGRYGLLQHPFYECWSAGELSRETLAEYAKQYYTHVAAFPTYVSAVHARCDDLSVRQMLLENLIEEERGPDNHPELWLRFGEGLGVDREDVLGAELLPRTEASVGTMQRLTQSPDYRVGLAALYAYESQIPEVAYTKREGLKSFYGIDDERTTAFFRVHETADIWHRQVERDVLASRASDKATRHRVLQSAEEAAQALWTFLDGVYEAYVPIDADPAATA